In one window of Pristiophorus japonicus isolate sPriJap1 chromosome 9, sPriJap1.hap1, whole genome shotgun sequence DNA:
- the LOC139272743 gene encoding zinc finger protein 84-like has protein sequence MELLDSSGPEYHQPLTMEAEGIINSGEKLYTCSVCGQGFSRSSTLEKHKCSHTGEKPCKCGDCGKQFNYLSQLDRHRRGHTGERPFTCSECGMGFTLSSNLLTHQRTHTGERPFTCSECGKGFTTSSNLLTHQRTHTGERLFTCSECGKGFTQSTHLLTHQRVHTGERPFTCSMCGKGFTQSSHLLTHQRVHTGERPFTCSACGMGFTQSSHLLRHQRSHTEEKCFKCSDCEKSFKSKQQMLRHQCTHTGERLFTCSECGMGFTQASHLLRHQGVHTGERPFTCSECGKGFTTSSHLLLHQRIHTGERPFTCTNCGMGFTQAPHLLTHQRVHTGERPFKCSDCEKSFKSKQHLLTHQHTHTGERPFTCSYCGMGFTQAPHLLRHQHTHTGERSFTCSDCGKGFTQSSDLLRHQRVHTGERSFTCSVCGKRFPQSSNLLRHQRVHTGERPFKCSDCEKSFKSKQHLLRHQHTHTGERLFTCSMCAKGFTRSSNLLRHQRVHN, from the coding sequence atggaattactcgattcatcaggaccggaatatcatcagcctttgaccatggaagcagaaggcatcattaatagtggggagaaactgtacacgtgctctgtgtgtggacaaggcttcagtcgaTCATCCACCCTGGagaaacacaagtgcagtcacactggggagaaaccatgtaaatgtggggactgtgggaaacaatTCAACTACCTGTCCCAGCTGGATAGACATCGCCgaggtcacaccggggagaggccattcacctgctctgagtgtgggatgggattcactctatCATCCAACTTGCTGACtcaccagcgcactcacaccggggagaggccgttcacctgctctgagtgtgggaagggattcactacatcatccaacctgctgactcatcagcgcactcacactggggagaggctgttcacctgctctgagtgtggaaagggattcactcaatctacccacctgctgacacaccagcgagttcacactggggagaggccgttcacctgttccatgtgtgggaagggattcactcagtcatcccacctgctgacacaccagcgagttcacaccggggagaggccgttcacctgctcggcgtgtgggatgggattcactcagtcatcccacctgctgagacaccagcgcagTCACACTGAGGAGAAATGTTTTAAAtgctctgactgtgagaagagttttaaaagcaaacagcaaATGCTGAGGCACCagtgcactcacactggggagaggctgttcacctgctctgagtgtgggatgggattcactcaggcatcccacctgctgagacaccagggagttcacactggggagaggccattcacctgctctgagtgtgggaagggattcactacctcatcccacctgctgttacaccagcgaattcacactggggagaggccgttcacttgcactaactgtgggatgggattcactcaggcaCCCCACCTGCTTACACACCAGcgcgttcacactggagagagaccttttaaatgttctgactgtgagaagagttttaaaagcaaacagcaccTGCTCACACACCAgcacactcacactggggagaggccattcacctgctcctactgtgggatgggattcactcaggcaccccacctgctgagacaccagcacactcacactggggagaggtcattcacctgctctgactgtgggaagggattcactcaatcatccgaCTTGCtgcgacaccagcgagttcacactggggagaggtcattcacctgctctgtgtgtgggaagagattccctcagtcatccaacctgctgagacaccagcgagttcacactggggagagaccttttaaatgttctgactgtgagaagagttttaaaagcaaacagcaccTGCTGCGACATCAgcacactcacactggggagaggctgttcacctgctccatgtgtgcgaagggattcactcggtcatccaacctgctgagacaccagcgagttcacaattga